One window from the genome of Marinobacter sp. LV10R510-11A encodes:
- the ureE gene encoding urease accessory protein UreE, giving the protein MLELTKRIANAEAAEIYDNLTLPYELRMRGRLRTTTETSQDVGLFLDRGPVLRDGDLLQARSGEVIRIRAAEEPVVTARLAAGLPLARLCYHLGNRHVSLAIGEDDQGGWIRFPPDHVLEELAERLGATLVHHSAKFDPEPGAYSKAGQPDNHHGHNHDHAHSH; this is encoded by the coding sequence ATGTTGGAACTAACTAAACGCATCGCCAACGCGGAAGCCGCCGAAATCTACGATAACCTCACCCTGCCTTACGAGCTGCGCATGCGAGGCCGGTTGCGAACCACCACAGAAACCAGCCAGGACGTTGGGCTGTTTCTGGATCGTGGCCCGGTACTGCGTGATGGCGACCTGCTGCAAGCTCGATCCGGCGAAGTTATTCGCATTCGCGCCGCCGAGGAGCCGGTGGTTACCGCACGCCTTGCCGCTGGCCTGCCGCTGGCTCGCCTGTGCTACCACCTGGGCAATCGCCACGTGTCCCTCGCCATTGGCGAGGACGATCAGGGCGGCTGGATTCGCTTTCCACCAGACCATGTACTGGAAGAGCTGGCAGAACGCCTGGGTGCCACTCTTGTGCACCACAGCGCCAAGTTCGACCCCGAGCCAGGCGCTTACTCCAAGGCCGGGCAGCCCGATAACCACCATGGGCACAACCATGATCATGCTCACAGCCACTGA
- a CDS encoding urease accessory protein UreF — MIMLTATDSQLSAANDLALLGLMQLVSPALPIGAFAWSQGLESAFELGWVDSETDLQQWLEGVLEDGLSRCELPLLMRLQTAWAADDAEAIAQWNNWLHATRETAELSDEDTRLGAALVTLLRNLGLLPDASLIPHEPGYITMFAWVAHHRKVPERQTLLGFAWAWLENQLAAACKALPLGHTAAQRITEHMRPLLVTAVETALQRDDEELGPILPGLALGSALHETQYSRLFRS, encoded by the coding sequence ATGATCATGCTCACAGCCACTGACAGCCAACTAAGCGCAGCCAACGACCTGGCATTGCTGGGCCTGATGCAATTGGTGAGCCCGGCGCTGCCCATCGGCGCCTTTGCCTGGTCCCAAGGGCTGGAAAGCGCCTTTGAGCTCGGTTGGGTAGATAGCGAAACGGACTTGCAGCAATGGCTGGAGGGCGTTCTGGAAGATGGCCTGAGCCGTTGCGAACTGCCCCTGCTGATGCGCTTGCAAACGGCCTGGGCCGCCGATGATGCGGAGGCGATTGCACAGTGGAACAACTGGCTGCACGCCACCCGGGAAACCGCCGAACTGAGCGACGAAGACACCCGCCTTGGCGCTGCTCTGGTAACCCTGCTGCGCAACCTGGGCCTGCTGCCGGATGCCAGCCTGATCCCGCACGAACCCGGTTACATCACCATGTTCGCCTGGGTGGCGCACCACCGGAAGGTGCCCGAGCGCCAGACCTTACTCGGCTTCGCCTGGGCCTGGCTGGAAAACCAGCTGGCGGCTGCCTGCAAGGCGCTGCCTCTTGGCCATACCGCCGCCCAACGCATCACCGAACACATGCGCCCGTTATTGGTAACCGCTGTAGAGACAGCTCTTCAGCGGGACGACGAGGAACTTGGCCCGATCCTGCCCGGCCTGGCCCTCGGCAGCGCCTTACACGAAACCCAGTATTCACGGCTTTTCAGAAGCTGA
- the ureG gene encoding urease accessory protein UreG yields the protein MKHCLRVGVGGPVGSGKTALLRQLCSALKDHYDIAVVTNDIYTREDADFLLKHDALPADRILGVETGGCPHTAIREDASMNLAAIDDLQSRHPNLELVMVESGGDNLSATFSPELSDLTLYVIDVSAGDKIPRKGGPGITKSDLLIINKIDIAEYVHASLGVMERDSKMMRGERPFVFANLYDGVGLETIISFILERGMLPERRPNKVAEIA from the coding sequence ATGAAACATTGTTTGAGAGTTGGAGTGGGTGGCCCGGTTGGCTCCGGCAAAACCGCCCTGTTGCGCCAGCTGTGCAGTGCCCTGAAAGACCACTACGACATCGCCGTGGTCACCAACGACATCTACACAAGAGAGGACGCCGACTTCCTGCTGAAGCACGACGCCCTGCCGGCCGACCGCATCCTCGGCGTGGAAACCGGCGGCTGCCCGCACACCGCCATCCGGGAAGATGCCTCCATGAACCTGGCAGCCATCGACGACCTGCAAAGCCGACACCCCAACCTGGAACTGGTGATGGTGGAATCCGGCGGCGACAACCTATCGGCCACCTTCAGCCCGGAACTGTCTGACCTCACCCTGTACGTGATCGACGTATCCGCAGGCGACAAAATTCCCCGCAAAGGCGGCCCCGGCATCACCAAATCCGACCTGCTGATCATCAACAAGATCGACATCGCCGAATACGTCCACGCCTCGCTGGGCGTGATGGAGCGGGACTCCAAAATGATGCGGGGCGAACGGCCGTTTGTGTTTGCCAACCTTTACGACGGGGTAGGGCTGGAGACCATTATCAGCTTTATTTTGGAAAGGGGCATGTTGCCCGAAAGACGCCCGAACAAAGTCGCCGAAATCGCTTGA
- a CDS encoding HupE/UreJ family protein produces MTKLTRLLMATGLMVTATAASAHAGHDAGHDAGTGFTSGLLHPMLGLDHLLAMVAIGFWSVRQSATLKNSTPLFVIGGMILGAGIAWGGLSLPGVETGIALSVLLAGILIATMAKLPTAVGGSLVAAFMVFHGFAHGAEMPAGATLVAYFAGFSVATLALTFAGCGFGALLLKSDSRITRAIGAVLVGAGVMFAG; encoded by the coding sequence ATGACAAAACTCACACGACTACTGATGGCCACCGGCCTGATGGTTACCGCCACAGCCGCCTCCGCCCACGCAGGCCACGACGCAGGCCACGACGCAGGCACCGGCTTCACCAGCGGCCTGTTACACCCCATGCTGGGCCTAGACCATTTACTGGCCATGGTTGCCATCGGCTTCTGGAGCGTGCGCCAGAGCGCCACCCTGAAAAACAGCACACCGCTGTTCGTCATCGGCGGCATGATCCTCGGTGCCGGTATCGCCTGGGGTGGCCTGAGCCTGCCCGGCGTGGAAACCGGTATTGCACTCTCGGTGCTGCTGGCGGGTATTCTGATTGCCACCATGGCCAAGCTGCCGACCGCAGTGGGTGGCTCACTGGTTGCGGCGTTTATGGTGTTTCATGGTTTTGCCCATGGGGCTGAGATGCCGGCAGGAGCGACGTTGGTGGCTTACTTTGCTGGGTTCTCCGTTGCGACGCTGGCGCTTACCTTTGCTGGATGTGGGTTTGGGGCATTGTTGCTGAAATCCGACAGCCGGATCACCCGCGCCATTGGCGCTGTGTTGGTAGGCGCGGGCGTAATGTTCGCTGGGTAA
- a CDS encoding type I restriction-modification system subunit M, whose translation MSPASAPIISKVWSFCTTLRDDGVGYGDYLEQLTYLIFLKMADEYAKPPYNRDVGIPEQYRWHTLKTKKGAELEVLYVELLRALGTQKGMLGQIFTKAQNKIQDPAKLYRLIDMVDSTQWVVMGADVKGDIYEGLLEKNAEDTKSGAGQYFTPRALIRAMVDCLRPEPSKTIADPACGTGGFFLAAYDFLTDPQNYQLDKAQKSFIKHDTFFGNEIVANTRRMCLMNMFLHNIGEIDGDSLVSPNDALVAASPRSFDYVLANPPFGKKSSMSFTNEEGEQETDDLTYNRQDFWATTSNKQLNFVQHIRSMLKTTGKAAVVVPDNVLFEGGAGETIRRKLLENTDLHTILRLPTGIFYAQGVKANILFFDNQTASPSPWTKEVWFYDYRTNVHHTLKKKPLRYEDMVDFIACYNPANRQKRAETWHPDTNPDGRWRKYSYEELVARDKTSLDVFWLKDKSLTDLDNLPEPDELAEEIIENLEAGLNSFREVLAGLGEKA comes from the coding sequence ATGAGCCCGGCAAGTGCCCCGATTATTTCCAAAGTATGGAGTTTCTGCACCACTCTGCGTGACGACGGCGTTGGCTATGGAGATTATCTGGAACAGCTGACTTACCTGATCTTCCTGAAGATGGCAGATGAGTACGCCAAGCCACCTTACAACCGTGATGTCGGCATTCCGGAACAGTACCGCTGGCATACGCTGAAAACCAAAAAGGGTGCGGAGCTTGAAGTGCTCTACGTGGAGCTGCTACGGGCACTGGGTACCCAAAAGGGAATGCTCGGCCAAATTTTTACCAAGGCGCAGAACAAGATCCAGGACCCAGCCAAACTCTATCGCCTGATTGATATGGTCGACAGCACCCAGTGGGTGGTCATGGGTGCGGACGTCAAGGGCGATATCTACGAGGGTCTGCTGGAAAAAAATGCCGAAGATACCAAGTCGGGTGCTGGCCAATACTTCACCCCGCGCGCTTTGATCCGGGCGATGGTGGACTGTTTACGCCCAGAGCCAAGCAAGACTATCGCCGACCCGGCCTGTGGCACGGGTGGATTTTTTCTTGCAGCATACGATTTTCTGACCGACCCACAGAATTACCAGCTGGACAAGGCGCAGAAGAGCTTTATCAAGCATGACACCTTCTTCGGCAACGAGATTGTCGCCAACACTCGCCGCATGTGCCTGATGAACATGTTCCTGCACAACATTGGAGAGATTGACGGTGATAGCCTGGTGTCGCCTAACGACGCCCTGGTGGCCGCTAGCCCTCGAAGTTTCGACTATGTGCTGGCCAACCCGCCCTTCGGCAAGAAAAGCTCCATGAGCTTTACCAATGAGGAAGGCGAACAGGAAACCGATGACCTGACCTACAACCGCCAGGATTTCTGGGCCACTACTTCGAACAAGCAGCTCAACTTTGTACAGCATATCCGGAGCATGCTGAAAACCACCGGCAAGGCCGCAGTGGTAGTACCGGATAACGTGCTGTTTGAAGGCGGTGCCGGTGAAACCATCCGCAGGAAGCTGCTGGAGAATACTGACCTGCACACCATTTTACGCCTGCCCACCGGAATCTTTTACGCCCAAGGCGTGAAGGCAAACATTCTGTTTTTTGATAACCAGACGGCCAGCCCAAGCCCTTGGACGAAAGAGGTCTGGTTTTACGATTACCGCACCAATGTGCATCACACGCTGAAGAAAAAGCCCCTGCGCTACGAGGATATGGTCGACTTTATCGCCTGTTACAATCCGGCGAACCGGCAGAAACGCGCTGAAACCTGGCATCCAGACACCAACCCTGATGGCCGTTGGCGCAAGTACAGTTACGAGGAACTGGTTGCCCGCGACAAAACCAGCCTGGATGTGTTCTGGCTAAAAGACAAAAGCCTGACCGACCTGGACAACCTGCCAGAGCCGGACGAACTGGCTGAAGAAATCATTGAGAATCTGGAGGCCGGGCTGAATAGTTTTCGGGAGGTTTTGGCAGGGCTGGGAGAGAAGGCTTGA
- a CDS encoding virulence RhuM family protein yields MSNKLIRNSTAEFLIFTGQAGEQSIEARYEDESIWLTQKLIAELFGVDVRTINEHLRNIFKSNELDERSVIRKFRTTAADGKNYNTQHYSLDAIISVGYRVNSLRATQFRQWATRVLHEFSIKGYVIDRERMENGSFLGEDYFERLLEEIREIRLSERRFYQKITDIYATSLDYNGEAPTTKTFFAKVQNKLHYAIHGHTAAELVKLRADSSKPNMGLTSWTKAPEGKILKTDVSTAKNYLSKDELDSLGRIVNAYLELAEDRAKRKIPMTMEDWAKRMDAFLQFDERDILQDNGSISAALARQYAESEFEKYRIIQDRLFESDFDKLIKNSDNTADNDLTDKDSAE; encoded by the coding sequence ATGAGCAACAAACTCATCCGCAACAGCACCGCCGAGTTTTTAATCTTCACCGGCCAGGCTGGTGAGCAAAGCATTGAGGCACGGTATGAAGATGAGTCCATCTGGCTGACACAGAAGCTGATTGCTGAATTGTTTGGCGTTGATGTCCGCACTATCAATGAGCACCTAAGAAACATATTTAAATCCAATGAATTGGATGAGCGTTCAGTTATCCGGAAATTCCGGACAACTGCCGCAGATGGGAAAAACTACAACACCCAACACTACAGCCTCGATGCCATCATCTCTGTCGGCTACCGCGTCAACTCCCTACGAGCCACCCAGTTCCGCCAATGGGCCACTAGGGTGCTGCATGAATTTTCGATCAAGGGCTATGTGATTGACCGTGAGCGCATGGAAAACGGCAGCTTTCTGGGTGAGGATTACTTTGAGCGTTTGCTGGAAGAAATCCGTGAAATCCGGCTTTCGGAGCGGCGCTTCTATCAGAAAATCACCGACATCTATGCCACCAGTTTGGATTACAACGGTGAGGCGCCAACCACTAAGACCTTCTTTGCCAAGGTGCAGAACAAACTGCATTACGCCATCCATGGCCATACCGCGGCCGAACTGGTAAAGCTGCGTGCCGACAGCAGCAAGCCGAATATGGGGCTGACCAGTTGGACCAAGGCGCCTGAGGGCAAGATTCTCAAGACCGATGTGAGTACGGCGAAAAATTATCTGAGCAAGGATGAGCTAGATTCCCTGGGCAGAATCGTGAACGCCTACCTTGAGCTGGCGGAAGACCGCGCCAAGCGTAAAATTCCGATGACGATGGAAGATTGGGCGAAACGCATGGATGCCTTTTTACAGTTTGATGAACGCGATATTCTGCAGGACAACGGCAGCATCAGCGCCGCGTTGGCCCGCCAATACGCCGAAAGTGAATTCGAAAAGTACCGTATCATCCAGGACCGCTTGTTCGAGAGCGACTTCGATAAGCTGATCAAAAACAGCGATAACACGGCAGATAACGACTTAACCGATAAGGATTCAGCTGAATGA
- a CDS encoding macro domain-containing protein: MIEYKTGDILREDADAIINTVNCVGVMGRGIALQFKKAFPDNFKAYAAACKNRQVEPGRMFVFETGQLTAPRYIVNFPTKSHWRGASRMEDIDAGLKALVDTIHQYQIQSIAIPPLGSGLGGLNWAEVKPRIESALQPLRDVQVIVYEPKGAPPA; encoded by the coding sequence ATGATCGAATACAAAACCGGCGACATCCTGCGTGAGGACGCCGACGCCATTATCAATACCGTAAATTGTGTCGGTGTCATGGGCCGTGGGATTGCGCTGCAATTCAAAAAAGCCTTCCCAGATAATTTCAAGGCCTACGCCGCCGCGTGTAAAAATCGACAGGTTGAGCCGGGACGTATGTTTGTCTTTGAGACCGGGCAACTGACGGCGCCGCGCTACATCGTCAACTTCCCTACCAAGAGCCACTGGCGGGGTGCCAGCCGTATGGAAGACATCGATGCCGGACTCAAGGCTCTGGTCGACACGATCCACCAGTATCAGATTCAATCTATTGCTATTCCGCCTTTGGGCAGCGGCCTTGGGGGTCTGAACTGGGCAGAGGTGAAACCGCGCATTGAGTCGGCACTGCAACCACTCCGCGATGTGCAGGTGATTGTCTATGAGCCCAAGGGCGCACCGCCTGCATAA
- a CDS encoding AAA family ATPase — MIESLSISQVATYGNQSEVLNGLSKLNFIFGSNGSGKTTISRVIAEADGHQHCRILWKDGTKLQAMVYNSDFVDANFNQSGDIKGVFTLGEEQVETLEKITASKSELEALEDQRQGLRKTLNGGNESSGKNGDLKTLDDSFKHKCWEQKQRYDANLKGAFEGCRNSADKFKSRVLQESVTNTAALVPLAALERRAETVFDKTPSREALVISINVNSLIAPETDSVLGRRILGKADVDIAGMINKLGNSDWVRQGRRFYDVTEGVCPFCQQDTEDDFAKSLAEYFDETFEADSQVISALEVSYKTDSVRLQESVASIISSPSRFLDIDKLKLEKQLLDSVIAGNLQILASKKKEPSQVVEMKTTANVLIAIKSLIDQANAAISEHNATVDNITQEHRTLTAQSWQFILAEMKSDLADYNKRKSGLDSAIGSLNGQIATKDKKINKKEQKIRELEKQITSIQPTVDEINALLKSFGFHGFSLASTSGDRYYKLVRADGSDAKNTLSEGERTFVTFLYFYHLLKGSNSESGITDNRVVVFDDPVSSLDSDILFIVSTLIRGLFDDVKCGNGYIKQIFLLTHNVYFHKEVSFSLKRASDRALTEETFWIVRKEGLLSKLINHRSNPVKTSYELLWADVKAPPKSSLTIQNTLRRILENYFKILGGINPDDICAKFEGHNKFVCKSLFAWVNDGSHSVHDDIYVSNGDTTVETYLAIFKKIFYESGHSAHYQMMMGENSELEVA, encoded by the coding sequence ATGATTGAATCCCTGTCTATTTCCCAAGTGGCAACCTACGGTAACCAATCGGAGGTGCTGAATGGGCTATCGAAGTTAAACTTTATATTTGGTTCAAATGGTTCGGGGAAAACCACGATCAGCCGGGTGATCGCAGAAGCTGATGGGCATCAGCATTGCCGGATACTCTGGAAGGATGGCACAAAGCTGCAAGCGATGGTTTACAACAGTGACTTCGTTGACGCCAACTTCAATCAGTCGGGGGACATCAAGGGGGTGTTTACTCTGGGTGAGGAACAGGTTGAAACTCTAGAGAAAATTACAGCGTCAAAATCAGAGCTGGAAGCGCTGGAAGATCAGAGACAAGGCTTGCGAAAGACCTTGAATGGTGGCAATGAATCAAGCGGTAAGAATGGGGATCTGAAGACGCTTGATGATTCGTTTAAACACAAATGCTGGGAGCAAAAGCAACGATACGATGCCAATCTGAAAGGCGCATTTGAAGGCTGTCGTAATAGTGCTGACAAATTCAAAAGTAGAGTGCTTCAGGAATCGGTCACTAATACTGCAGCATTAGTTCCGCTAGCTGCTCTGGAAAGACGCGCTGAGACGGTATTCGACAAGACTCCAAGCAGGGAGGCCTTGGTCATATCCATCAATGTGAACAGCTTGATAGCACCCGAAACTGACTCTGTGCTCGGAAGGCGAATTCTTGGCAAGGCAGATGTCGATATTGCGGGCATGATTAATAAATTGGGTAATAGCGACTGGGTGCGCCAAGGCCGCAGATTTTATGATGTGACTGAAGGTGTCTGTCCCTTCTGCCAGCAAGATACAGAAGATGATTTTGCGAAGAGTTTGGCCGAGTACTTTGACGAAACCTTTGAGGCGGACAGTCAGGTAATCAGTGCCTTGGAAGTCAGTTACAAAACCGATTCTGTTCGACTCCAGGAATCTGTTGCATCAATTATTTCCAGCCCTTCTCGTTTCCTCGATATCGATAAATTGAAGTTAGAAAAACAGTTATTAGATTCCGTGATTGCCGGCAACCTCCAAATACTTGCGAGTAAAAAGAAGGAGCCAAGTCAGGTTGTGGAGATGAAAACTACTGCCAATGTACTCATAGCGATTAAGTCGTTAATTGATCAAGCTAATGCTGCAATTTCTGAGCATAACGCCACAGTTGATAATATTACTCAAGAGCATCGGACTTTAACGGCACAGTCTTGGCAATTTATTCTGGCGGAAATGAAATCTGATCTGGCGGACTATAACAAAAGGAAAAGTGGGCTCGATTCCGCAATTGGGTCGCTGAATGGGCAAATTGCAACTAAAGACAAGAAGATAAATAAGAAGGAACAGAAGATCCGGGAGCTGGAGAAGCAAATCACCAGTATTCAGCCGACAGTTGACGAGATCAACGCATTATTAAAGTCATTCGGATTTCATGGGTTTTCTCTTGCTAGCACGAGTGGTGATCGTTACTACAAGCTGGTTCGGGCGGATGGTTCAGATGCAAAGAACACGTTGAGCGAAGGCGAGCGCACCTTTGTAACATTCCTATACTTTTACCATTTGCTGAAAGGGAGCAACTCCGAAAGCGGTATTACCGATAACCGTGTAGTGGTTTTCGATGATCCGGTATCCAGCCTTGATAGCGATATTCTTTTCATTGTCAGCACTTTGATAAGGGGGCTGTTTGATGATGTTAAGTGCGGAAACGGTTATATCAAGCAAATTTTTTTACTCACCCATAATGTCTACTTCCACAAAGAAGTTAGTTTTAGTTTAAAGCGCGCCAGTGATCGAGCTTTAACTGAAGAAACATTCTGGATTGTACGGAAAGAGGGGCTGCTGTCTAAACTAATCAATCATCGATCAAATCCGGTCAAAACATCCTATGAGTTATTGTGGGCGGACGTGAAAGCTCCGCCTAAATCCAGCCTGACCATTCAGAACACGCTACGCCGTATCCTTGAAAACTATTTCAAGATTCTCGGCGGTATTAACCCAGATGACATCTGTGCAAAATTCGAAGGACACAATAAGTTTGTCTGCAAATCTCTTTTTGCATGGGTTAATGACGGTTCTCACTCAGTACATGATGATATTTATGTCTCGAATGGTGACACGACTGTAGAAACCTATCTGGCTATATTTAAAAAAATATTTTATGAGTCTGGCCATAGTGCTCATTACCAGATGATGATGGGTGAAAATTCAGAGCTGGAAGTGGCATGA
- a CDS encoding restriction endonuclease subunit S, which yields MIITDSTNGEATTESWTPESFPIPNHWVYADFEQVFENIPLTGLKIPQKEYQKSGEHAVVDQGADLIGGYTNDSNKVLSISRPVIVFGDHTKCFKYISFPFAPGADGVKVLMPRDVVSEKYAFYASKSLRLPDRGYSRHFSFLRKSKFPLPPLNEQHRIVAKIETLFSELDNGTESLKTAREQLKIYRQTVLKHAFEGKLTAQWREQNKDKLETSQQLLARIQQERQARYQRQLKNWQTTVKVWEENDKEGKKPAKPMTPSGIRYPAELELTDLPGGWCWVEYAGLCEQIRNGISAKPEGDSGTKIFRISAVRAMEFALDDVRYIQNIGGIYDQYLLAQGDLVFTRYNGSRNYVGVCAEYKGDGTHLYPDKLIQTRIGVPSLSSKFLEGAINCGDSRRFIESRIRTTAGQSGISGGDIKSIPIPVCGTEEQEQIAIYLSEQTSEIDKMVEEVEAGVRRAETLRQSILKKAFSGQLVPQDANDEPASALLARIQSENATHAVSANKTTNKKLAKPRNKEVRDD from the coding sequence GTGATCATTACAGACTCTACAAATGGAGAAGCTACAACAGAAAGTTGGACGCCAGAATCATTCCCTATCCCTAATCACTGGGTATATGCAGATTTTGAACAAGTATTTGAAAACATTCCGCTAACCGGTTTGAAGATTCCGCAGAAGGAGTATCAGAAATCAGGTGAGCACGCCGTGGTTGATCAGGGCGCTGATTTGATCGGTGGTTATACCAACGATTCGAACAAGGTGTTAAGCATCTCGCGCCCTGTCATAGTATTTGGAGACCATACCAAATGCTTCAAGTACATATCGTTTCCATTTGCCCCCGGCGCAGATGGTGTGAAAGTTCTTATGCCTAGAGATGTTGTCTCGGAAAAGTATGCTTTTTATGCGAGCAAATCATTGCGGCTGCCTGACCGTGGTTATTCCCGACATTTTTCTTTTCTGAGGAAAAGTAAATTTCCGTTACCCCCTCTCAACGAACAACACCGCATCGTCGCAAAAATCGAGACCCTGTTCTCCGAATTGGACAATGGCACCGAATCCCTGAAAACCGCCCGCGAGCAACTCAAAATCTACCGCCAGACCGTGCTCAAACACGCCTTCGAAGGCAAGCTCACCGCCCAATGGCGCGAACAAAACAAGGACAAACTAGAAACATCCCAACAACTCCTCGCCCGCATCCAGCAGGAACGCCAGGCTCGCTACCAGCGGCAACTAAAAAACTGGCAGACCACCGTCAAGGTGTGGGAAGAAAATGATAAAGAAGGAAAAAAACCAGCTAAGCCCATGACTCCTTCAGGCATTCGTTATCCTGCAGAATTGGAGCTGACGGATTTGCCGGGCGGCTGGTGCTGGGTTGAATACGCAGGGCTTTGTGAGCAGATTCGAAATGGAATTTCTGCAAAGCCAGAAGGAGATTCAGGTACTAAGATTTTCAGAATTAGCGCGGTAAGAGCAATGGAATTTGCTCTTGATGATGTCAGATACATCCAGAACATAGGTGGCATTTACGATCAATACCTTCTCGCGCAAGGGGACCTAGTTTTTACCCGGTATAACGGATCGAGGAACTATGTTGGAGTTTGCGCTGAATATAAAGGAGATGGGACTCATCTTTACCCTGATAAGCTTATACAAACTCGCATTGGCGTGCCGTCCCTGAGCTCTAAATTTTTGGAAGGTGCGATAAATTGCGGTGATTCTAGGCGGTTCATTGAGTCTAGGATCAGGACTACCGCTGGTCAATCGGGTATATCTGGCGGTGATATAAAATCGATACCGATTCCGGTGTGCGGCACTGAAGAGCAGGAGCAAATAGCGATTTATTTGTCTGAACAAACTTCAGAAATTGATAAAATGGTCGAAGAAGTTGAAGCTGGAGTTCGTCGTGCCGAAACTCTCCGCCAATCCATCCTGAAAAAAGCCTTCTCCGGCCAACTCGTCCCGCAAGACGCCAACGACGAACCCGCCAGCGCCCTGCTGGCCCGTATTCAGTCAGAAAATGCCACACATGCCGTTAGCGCTAACAAGACGACCAATAAAAAGCTGGCAAAACCTCGAAACAAGGAAGTTAGAGATGATTGA